TCCATGTTGTTTTGGATAACATAACCATATCTATCATGGTTTTAGGTAAGTGAGGCCGATGTTGTGTCGATTTTAGCCAAACTGATAAAAATGAGAAAAAGTAAAAAGCAGAATGAGAATGATAATGTTCGTCAAAACCTTGATCCATCAAAGCCAGAGGGTTTAGCGATCTCCAAACAATATCAAGAAAATCTTGATCGTATAAAATCGGAAACGGGCAACAGCATTGATATTGTTATTCGGCAAATGAAAATAGGCCAATATGACGGCGCACTTGTATTTGTCGACGGTTTGGTGGATGGAAAAGGCATTAACGATTATATTTTAGAATCTTTTATGGAACCGAAAGCACTGATGGATGATATCGACCTTTTTCAATTTGTTATGGATAAAATAGTAGCAGTTGGATCAGTCCATACCATTACTAATTGGAACCAAGTCTATGAGTTCTTGTTATCCGGATGTTCGGTTATATTTTTGGATGGATCTCAAAAAGCCATTGTAGGGGAAACAAGAGGGGGAGAAGTCCGTCCTGTTCTTGAGCCTTCATCGCAATTATCTATCCGCGGTCCAAAGGACTCTTTCAATGAGACGATTAGAACCAATACGGCTCTGATCCGCAGGAGAATCAAAAGTCCGAATCTATGGGTCGAATCAATGAAAATAGGTACGGTAACACAAACAGATGTAGCCATTATGTATGTAAAAGGAATTGCTAATGACAAAATCATTGATGAAGTAAGACAAAGATTACAGAGAATTAATATTGATTCCATTATAGATTCAGGCTATATTGAACAATTAATTGAGGATCAAACATTTACTTTTTTTCCAACTACCTATCATACGGAAAGGCCGGATGTTGTGTCAGCCCAGCTAGTAGAAGGCAGAATTGCGGTCATCGTGGATGGGAGTCCATTTGTCCTTACTGTTCCAGCCTTATTTGTGCAATTTTTTCAAGCACCTGATGATTATTATTACCGATTTGATTTATCGACCAGTATTCGCATTTTAAGGATCCTTGCTTTTTTAATTGCACTAATAGGTCCATCTCTATATATCGCAGCTACGACCTTTCATCAAGAAATGATTCCGACTACATTGGCCATTGCGATTGCTGCCCAACGGGAAAATGTTCCGTTTCCTGCTTTTGTTGAAGCATTAATTATGGAGGTAACCTTTGAAATTTTGCGTGAAGCAGGTTTGCGCCTTCCAAGGGCAGTTGGACAGGCGGTTTCAATTGTTGGGGCACTTGTTATAGGTCAGGCAGCCGTTCAAGCCAATATTATTTCTCCAATTATGGTTATTGTAGTATCCATTACTGCCATCGCAAATTTTTCTACACCCGTTTTTGCGATGGCAATTTCTGCACGATTACTCCGTTTTGTTTTAATGGCAATGGCAACATTTATTGGTTTTTATGGAATTATGATTGGCATCATGTTCATGGTCATCCATTTATGTTCATTAAGGTCATTTGGAGTCCCTTATATGGCACCATTAGCTCCTTTTAATCCTGAAAACCAACAGGATGTGTTTATACGCTTTCCACTATGGGCATTTAAAGATCGTCCCAAATTTATTAGTAAGGGGAATACAGTCAGAACAGGCAGCAACCAAAAACC
Above is a genomic segment from Neobacillus endophyticus containing:
- a CDS encoding spore germination protein produces the protein MRKSKKQNENDNVRQNLDPSKPEGLAISKQYQENLDRIKSETGNSIDIVIRQMKIGQYDGALVFVDGLVDGKGINDYILESFMEPKALMDDIDLFQFVMDKIVAVGSVHTITNWNQVYEFLLSGCSVIFLDGSQKAIVGETRGGEVRPVLEPSSQLSIRGPKDSFNETIRTNTALIRRRIKSPNLWVESMKIGTVTQTDVAIMYVKGIANDKIIDEVRQRLQRINIDSIIDSGYIEQLIEDQTFTFFPTTYHTERPDVVSAQLVEGRIAVIVDGSPFVLTVPALFVQFFQAPDDYYYRFDLSTSIRILRILAFLIALIGPSLYIAATTFHQEMIPTTLAIAIAAQRENVPFPAFVEALIMEVTFEILREAGLRLPRAVGQAVSIVGALVIGQAAVQANIISPIMVIVVSITAIANFSTPVFAMAISARLLRFVLMAMATFIGFYGIMIGIMFMVIHLCSLRSFGVPYMAPLAPFNPENQQDVFIRFPLWAFKDRPKFISKGNTVRTGSNQKPSPPEQSNDQHDQNSEGNPT